The Pecten maximus chromosome 11, xPecMax1.1, whole genome shotgun sequence genome has a segment encoding these proteins:
- the LOC117337359 gene encoding sulfotransferase 1C2-like, whose amino-acid sequence MADSQPKPRYTPGVVKEEDIVRIPDMKGNVKEVMEVEGMVVPCDVIRSGHVPDMRENVKKIRDMKCRDDDIFLCAYMRSGTHWVWEITNMLTTGKLDYLTRPKESAMMEFHYPEEFDEMPSRRILNTHFPLRLLPTEVKEKKLKVIFVQRNPKDVTVSSYHFLQKGKLMPFKGTFEEFFMLFTTLGLMVSWFDYTLEAEKAIKDKELDIHLIYYEELKKNPVATIKRLSEFLGTDCDDAYITKVAEMCSFKGMKKANEEVKDIEKFLFEKDIMKGHYRKGEIGDWKNMMTVAQSEQFDEIFADKMKDCSFKFDFLK is encoded by the exons ATGGCAGACTCTCAACCTAAACCAAGATACACTCCTG GTGTAGTGAAGGAGGAAGATATAGTGCGAATCCCGGACATGAAAGGGAATGTAAAGGAGGTGATGGAAGTCGAAGGTATGGTGGTCCCTTGTGATGTCATCAGGAGTGGACACGTCCCCGATATGAGGGAGAACGTGAAGAAAATCCGAGATATGAAATGTCGGGATGACGACATCTTCCTATGTGCTTACATGAGATCAG GTACACATTGGGTATGGGAAATCACCAATATGCTGACAACAGGAAAGCTCGATTATCTAACACGCCCGAAGGAGTCTGCTATGATGGAATTCCATTACCCTGAGGAGTTTGACGAAATGCCATCACGAAGAATCCTAAATACTCACTTTCCGCTCCGACTGCTGCCAACAGAAGTCAAAGAGAAAAAACTAAAAGTCATTTTTGTCCAAAGAAACCCTAAGGATGTTACTGTCTCATCTTACCATTTTTTACAGAAAGGCAAACTAATGCCATTTAAAGGAACATTCGAAGAattttttatgttgtttacaACATTAG GGTTAATGGTAAGCTGGTTTGACTACACCCTTGAAGCGGAGAAAGCTATTAAAGATAAGGAACTGGATATCCATTTAATCTACTACGAGGAACTGAAGAAG aACCCAGTCGCAACCATAAAACGTCTCTCAGAATTCCTCGGTACTGATTGTGACGATGCATACATTACGAAAGTAGCGGAAATGTGCAGTTTCAAAGGAATGAAGAAAGCAAATGAAGAAGTTAAAGACATTGAGAAGTTCCTGTTTGAGAAGGACATTATGAAGGGTCATTATCGAAAAG GTGAGATCGGAGACTGGAAGAACATGATGACCGTGGCACAGAGTGAACAATTTGACGAAATATTCGCTGACAAGATGAAAGACTGTTCATTCAAGTTTGACTTTTTAAAGTAA
- the LOC117337361 gene encoding sulfotransferase 1C2-like yields the protein MEVANPRYTAGEIEEKEIDRIPDMKGNVKEVMNIEGMVVPLGMIRSGHIPDMRENVKKIRHMKCRDDDIFLCAYMRSGTHWVWEITNMLTTGKLEYLTRPKEAAMLEFNYPEEFDEIPSRRTLNTHLPIRLLPTEVKDKKLKVIFVQRNPKDVIVSSYHFLKKAKMTPFEGTFEEYFTIFTTLGILVNWFDYTLEAEEAVKGRELDIHVIYYEELKKDPIPAIKSLSEFLGTACDDTFIAKIAELCSFKGMEKASENVKEMEKFMFESDLMKAHYRKGEIGDWKNMMTVAQSEHFDEVFADRMKNSSFKFDFSE from the exons ATGGAAGTTGCAAATCCAAGATACACAGCAG GTGAGATTGAGGAGAAAGAGATTGACAGAATCCCGGACATGAAAGGCAATGTTAAAGAAGTGATGAATATCGAAGGTATGGTAGTACCTCTAGGTATGATCAGAAGTGGACATATTCCAGATATGAGGGAAAACGTGAAGAAAATCCGCCACATGAAGTGTCGAGATGACGACATTTTTCTATGTGCTTACATGAGATCAG GTACGCATTGGGTGTGGGAAATCACCAACATGCTGACAACAGGAAAACTGGAATATCTAACGCGCCCGAAGGAGGCTGCTATGTTGGAATTTAATTACCCTGAGGAGTTTGACGAAATCCCTTCACGAAGGACCCTCAATACACACTTACCGATCCGACTACTGCCAACAGAAGTCAAAGACAAAAAGCTGAAAGTAATTTTTGTTCAGAGAAACCCAAAGGATGTCATCGTTTCGTCGTATCACTTCTTAAAGAAAGCCAAAATGACGCCCTTCGAAGGAACATTTGAAGAATACTTCACCATTTTTACAACattag GTATATTGGTGAACTGGTTCGACTATACCCTTGAGGCAGAAGAAGCCGTTAAAGGCAGGGAATTAGATATCCATGTAATCTATTACGAGGAACTAAAAAAG GACCCTATCCCTGCTATAAAAAGTCTCTCGGAATTCCTCGGCACTGCCTGTGATGACACATTCATCGCGAAGATAGCGGAGTTGTGCAGTTTTAAAGGCATGGAAAAAGCTAGTGAAAACGTAAAAGAAATGGAAAAGTTCATGTTTGAGAGCGACTTGATGAAAGCACATTACCGGAAAG GTGAGATCGGTGACTGGAAAAACATGATGACCGTGGCACAAAGTGAACATTTTGACGAAGTTTTCGCAGACAGGATGAAGAACAGCTCTTTTAAATTTGACTTTTCAGAATAA
- the LOC117338513 gene encoding protein-glutamine gamma-glutamyltransferase E-like, with amino-acid sequence MIENSGKKISTKYPDGRPYTGEDTESNRYDLTQLYKYPDGSEESEIVMRNALRSMKVQRQSEKAEIARQDIVLDIVSDRAEMVGSDVYFTIKLTNISREYNELTIGHLVINVTTHVYTGGDATPLKKVVYSSLHLKYRQVLSYQLRVSPADYDLSLKPLLIFEVEATANVKETGGIVVATLDYSLTSPTVVIQTQSHCKVNEPTDVHLILRNPFHDTWLTFCVVSIEGNLIGTPPPIPQPNVKPRDRWHMTVPVTAKKSGNGTIFVSFGCKEIPGIHGVTKLQAYD; translated from the exons ATGATTGAGAA TTCAGGCAAAAAGATAAGTACGAAATACCCAGACGGACGTCCGTACACAGGAGAGGACACGGAATCCAATAGATACGACCTGACACAATTGTACAAGTACCCGGATG GAAGCGAAGAGTCTGAGATCGTGATGAGAAATGCCTTACGTAGTATGAAGGTACAACGTCAGTCAGAGAAAGCCGAGATTGCCAGACAG GATATCGTATTGGACATTGTTTCGGACCGTGCGGAAATGGTTGGCTCGGACGTGTATTTTACTATAAAACTAACCAATATCAGTAGGGAGTATAACGAGCTGACCATTGGTCATTTGGTCATTAATGTGACCACTCACGTGTACACGGGTGGGGACGCCACACCGCTGAAGAAGGTTGTTTACAGCAGCCTTCATCTCAAATACCGACAGG TATTGAGTTACCAGTTACGCGTTTCACCAGCAGACTACGACCTCAGTCTGAAACCACTTTTGATATTTGAGGTCGAGGCCACTGCCAATGTGAAAGAGACAGGTGGTATTGTAGTAGCCACCCTGGACTACAGCCTAACATCACCTACCGTCGTCATACAG ACACAGAGTCACTGTAAGGTGAATGAGCCGACGGATGTCCATTTGATACTTCGGAATCCCTTCCATGACACGTGGTTGACGTTCTGTGTGGTATCTATAGAAGGAAATCTGATCGGAACACCTCCACCCATACCACAGCC GAACGTAAAACCACGTGATCGGTGGCACATGACAGTTCCAGTGACGGCGAAAAAGTCCGGCAATGGCACCATATTTGTGTCATTCGGGTGTAAAGAAATACCAGGCATACACGGGGTGACGAAACTTCAGGCGTATGATTGA